In a single window of the Chaetodon trifascialis isolate fChaTrf1 chromosome 19, fChaTrf1.hap1, whole genome shotgun sequence genome:
- the sash1a gene encoding SAM and SH3 domain-containing protein 1a isoform X4: protein MEGDQGTGAPSEEPQAESAAASDSFSQLWTDVMGMLDGSLGNIDDLAQEYSEYYNTCFSDVSDRMEELRKRRVSQELDMEKQDPSSTSLQLRTEIQESLGFSSEVSTPETDRKMPLHKSSSEDGSGGKWDNKKKNKSFWQNFRKSQHKPVMRQTSKGEDIGYVASEITMSDEERIQLMMMVKEKMITVEEALARSREQSDDEQSEDSVKFKRLHKLVNSTRRVRKKLIKVEEGKKHGSEDFLNLESPPTCEDNAALYTGVLKKPPLPQEISLPSLTQDQLSLDGDTDSLTNSPSSSSLDTWSGHKLVKTFSKSSSTHGLIRPPRRTPVGSGGLGGSGVGGSGSSFSELDGCGLDDEGKLSRSTTDGEMRKALSSISHGVSNNEALYAYYGLTKPRPKPHTQSRLLISLDDGPQGSPKHQPASRHHGSWTHRKPDPNYAYSTKHLLYQRSRNSKTPVSPLSVTPSSPARCDVAKSKGFGSGGGGWVFPSRRLRGRTAVSELNITYVVERSLYGHLNWAQLVRPVTLSRAERRCLLEEDREADRKWAASVDRCTKRVLLRIQQKSRTCSFGGFDLSNRSLHVVNAGSEANNKEQEAIYREVVKSPTTSRISIGKKVKSVKETMRKRMSKKYSSSLSEQSSPDGAPGSPQSPQPDTDSLEKPKLKAGGSVESLRSSLSGQSSMSGQTVSTTDSSASNRESVKSEDGDDEEPPYRGPFCGRARVHTDFTPSPYDTDSLKLKRGDVIDIISKPPMGTWMGLLNNKVGTFKFIYVDVLSEEEEKPKRPVRRRRKGRPPKPTSVEELLERINLKEHMPTFLFNGYEDLDTFKLLEEEDLDELNIRDPQHRAVLLTAVELLQEYDSSSDPERSGLSGSQEKLLSEGRGLVGDSPRDSGCYESNENLENGKSRKASRSSRSSAGLQSPDYPTLPMTLSTEALQQNSKNQRTKFPKSFFTKPSLKGFNLLGLRKAQRQSPIPASRSCEDLDGPPQPTGPWKRSHSLGDLHWEQNFEKKDLGVELELTKERPKSGIGSPTKVCRDEGSPAQNGTPTVSPKGRADRPPVPSQLPLRPPCRATQPSNPPEPLSSPTPSPPESNGSGERVIRTHPKKPPVPPPVPAKKSKERLANGLRHPPLSLPSSPSPTPSPTHSINRSHPSSPIIRSPSPGAPALPAKTPSTPTSPCATSSASSMGEESGTPPAVQPPWLSDLGSKVAVSRKVSHAKMSPDLLTILEQRLEAEGIDLTEEPYSDKHGRCGIPQPLVQRYSEDLEQPVKDVASTIDQLRVKELRKQHRMAIPSGGLTEMCRKPLPPGNISTVSDWLTSIGLPMYATSLAAVGIDTLSRVASLTESSVLEAGVRDERHARRLVSEARLVSAHREVQS from the exons gaTGGTTCTCTGGGTAACATAGATGACCTTGCCCAGGAGTACTCTGAGTACTACAACACCTGTTTCAGTGACGTCAGTGACCGGATGGAGGAGCTACGCAAAAGACGAGTCTCCCAAGAGCTTGATATG GAGAAACAGGACCCAAGTAGCACATCGCTGCAGCTCCGTACTGAGATCCAG gagTCATTAGGCTTCAGCAGTGAGGTGTCCACTCCAGAAACCGACAGAAA AATGCCCCTGCACAAATCAAGCTCTGAAGATGGATCTGGAG GTAAATGGGAcaataagaagaagaacaaatcTTTTTGGCAGAACTTCCGCAAATCTCAGCACAAGCCAGTCATGCGTCAGACATCCAAAG GAGAAGACATAGGCTACGTGGCCAGTGAGATCACCATGAGCGACGAAGAGCGAATCcaactgatgatgatggtgaaagaGAAGATGATCACCGTTGAAGAAGCTCTCGCTCGG TCTCGTGAACAGTCAGACGATGAGCAATCAGAGGACTCCGTGAAGTTCAAGCGGCTTCACAAGCTGGTGAACTCGACACGCCGGGTCAGGAAAAAGCTCATTAAGGTGGAGGAGGGCAAAAAACATGGCTCTGAAG ATTTTCTAAATCTGGAGTCACCTCCCACCTGTGAGGACAATGCAGCTCTCTATACAGGGGTCCTGAAGAAGCCCCCTTTGCCCCAGGAGATCTCCCTGCCCTCTCTCACCCAGGATCAGCTCTCTCTggatggagacacagacagtcTGACCAACTCTCCTTCCTCCAGCAGCCTGGACACCTGGTCCGGACACAAGCTGGTCAAAACCTTCAGCAAGTCTTCCAGCACCCACGGCCTCATCCGACCCCCCAGGAGAACCCCAGTTGGCTCCGGGGGTCTGGGAGGCTCCGGCGTAGGAGGTAGTGGCTCTTCCTTCTCAGAGCTGGATGGCTGTGGATTGGACGACGAAGGAAAGCTGTCACGCTCCACAACCGACGGCGAGATGCGGAAGGCCCTGAGCTCCATCTCCCATGGGGTAAGTAACAACGAAGCTCTCTACGCCTACTATGGCCTCACCAAACCTCGCCCCAAACCCCACACCCAATCCCGCCTCCTGATATCCCTGGACGACGGACCACAAGGCAGCCCCAAACACCAACCTGCCAGCCGGCACCACGGCAGCTGGACGCACAGGAAACCTGACCCCAACTACGCTTACTCCACTAAGCACCTACTGTACCAACGCTCGCGCAACTCCAAGACCCCTgtctcccctctgtctgtcaccccctcctcccctgcaCGCTGTGATGTAGCCAAGTCAAAAGGTTTTGGAAGTGGGGGAGGAGGCTGGGTGTTCCCCTCTCGCAGGCTGCGTGGTCGAACGGCTGTCAGTGAGCTGAACATCACCTATGTGGTAGAACGGAGCCTGTACGGTCACCTCAACTGGGCCCAGCTGGTCCGCCCAGTAACCCTCAGCCGCGCTGAGCGCCGCTGTCTATTGGAGGAGGACCGCGAGGCGGACAGGAAGTGGGCGGCCAGCGTAGACCGCTGCACCAAGCGGGTGCTCTTGCGCATCCAGCAGAAGTCT AGAACATGCAGCTTCGGGGGCTTTGACCTGTCCAACCGTTCGCTTCATGTGGTCAACGCAGGCTCCGAGGCCAAT AATAAAGAACAGGAGGCTATCTACAGAGAAGTGGTCAAATCCCCCACTACGTCTCGGATCTCAATTGGCAAGAAGGTCAAGTCGGTGAAGGAGACGATGAGGAAACGCATGTCGAAGAAGTACAGCAGCTCCTTGTCTGAGCAG tccagtCCTGATGGAGCCCCTGGCTCCCCTCAGTCCCCTCAGCCTGACACCGATTCTCTGGAGAAGCCGAAGCTTAAGGCCGGAGGCTCTGTGGAAAGTCTGCGCAGTTCACTCAGCGGACAGAGTTCAATGA gtggtCAGACAGTGAGCACTACTGACTCGTCAGCCAGTAACAGAGAGAGTGTGAAGTCAGAGGACGGCGACGACGAAGAGCCGCCTTATAGAGGACCGTTCTGTGGCCGCGCCCGGGTCCATACAGACTTCACCCCCAGCCCCTACGACACCGACTCCCTCAAGCTGAAG CGCGGCGATGTGATTGACATCATCAGTAAGCCACCAATGGGAACGTGGATGGGCCTGCTGAACAACAAAGTGGGAACCTTCAAGTTCATCTATGTGGACGTgctgagtgaagaagaggagaagccCAAAAGGCccgtgaggaggaggaggaagggccGACCGCCCAAACCCACATcagtggaggagctgctggagcgcATCAACCTCAAG GAGCACATGCCCACTTTCCTGTTCAACGGCTACGAGGACCTGGACACGTTCAAGTTGCTGGAAGAGGAAGACCTGGATGAGCTGAACATCAGAGATCCTCAGCACAGAGCCGTGCTGCTCACCGCCGTGGAGCTGCTACAGGAGTACGACA GCAGCAGTGATCCAGAGCGCAGCGGCCTGTCGGGCTCCCAGgagaagctgctgtctgagggTCGGGGCCTGGTGGGGGACTCCCCGCGAGACTCGGGGTGCTACGAAAGCAATGAGAACCTGGAGAATG GTAAAAGCAGAAAAGCCTCCCGCTCCAGTCGCTCTTCAGCAGGCCTCCAGTCTCCAGACTACCCCACCCTGCCCATGACCCTCTCAACAGAGGCCCTGCAGCAGAACAGCAAGAACCAGCGCACAAAGTTCCCAAAAAGCTTCTTCACCAAACCCTCCCTGAAGGGCTTCAACCTGCTGGGGCTGCGCAAAGCCCAAAGACAGTCCCCCATCCCGGCCAGCCGCAGCTGTGAGGACCTGGATGGGCCCCCACAGCCCACTGGACCCTGGAAACGCTCCCACTCTCTGGGAGATCTGCACTGGGAGCAGAACTTTGAGAAGAAGGACCTGGGTGTGGAGCTTGAACTCACCAAGGAAAGACCCAAATCAGGCATCGGTAGCCCCACGAAGGTCTGTAGAGATGAGGGTTCCCCGGCTCAGAATGGGACTCCGACAGTGAGCCCAAAAGGAAGGGCCGACAGACCGCCCGTGCCCTCCCAGCTGCCTCTCCGCCCTCCTTGCCGCGCAACCCAGCCCTCCAACCCTCCAGAGCCCCTCTCCAGTCCTACTCCAAGCCCCCCGGAGTCGAATGGAAGTGGGGAGAGGGTCATCAGGACTCACCCCAAAAAgcctcctgtccctcctcccgTTCCCGCCAAGAAGTCTAAGGAAAGACTAGCTAATGGCCTACgtcaccctcctctctctctcccctcctcaccaTCTCCCACTCCCTCCCCAACCCACTCCATCAACCGTTCTCACCCCAGCAGCCCTATAATCCGCAGCCCCAGCCCCGGTGCCCCTGCTCTGCCAGCCAAGACCCCGAGCACCCCCACCAGCCCCTGCGCCACCTCGTCAGCCTCATCTATGGGCGAGGAGTCAGGCACTCCACCAGCAGTGCAGCCTCCGTGGCTCTCAGATCTGGGCAGCAAGGTGGCTGTTTCAAGGAAGGTCTCCCATGCCAAGATGAGTCCGGACCTGCTCACCATCCTGGAACAGCGGCTGGAGGCGGAGGGCATCGATCTCACAGAGGAGCCCTACTCTGACAAG CATGGGCGGTGTGGCATCCCCCAGCCGTTGGTGCAGCGTTACTCCGAGGACCTGGAGCAGCCTGTCAAGGACGTGGCCTCCACCATAGACCAGCTCCGAGTCAAAGAGCTCCGCAAACAACACCGCATGGCT ATCCCTTCTGGAGGTTTGACAGAGATGTGCCGGAAGCCCCTGCCCCCAGGTAACATCAGCACggtctctgattggctcaccTCCATCGGCCTGCCCATGTACGCCACGTCTCTGGCGGCGGTGGGAATTGACACGCTGAGTCGCGTGGCCTCGTTAACAGAGAGCAGCGTGTTGGAGGCCGGGGTGCGGGATGAAAGACACGCGCGGCGGCTGGTCAGCGAGGCCCGCCTGGTGAGCGCACACAGAGAGGTGCAGTCCTAA